In Bacillus sp. NP247, one DNA window encodes the following:
- a CDS encoding helix-turn-helix domain-containing protein, whose translation MPKENSNERLSTLIKKLLKERALSMRQLGMLTNIDPATISRIMNGKQPPKQKHLQKFAECLQVPPQLLFDAMYPDSPHTNKEKTDMYTSLDTIQQTLQSSNLFDFDYTTTRVKQELENYERYAQTTEGEKRIHESFASKLEQIDSAGPFIEQLTDMYQQFCTETISNEERAVIGGALLYFILSTDIIPDYLFPIGYLDDAIAVELAKEKLIEIKRKT comes from the coding sequence TAGTACATTAATAAAAAAACTTTTAAAAGAACGTGCTTTATCCATGCGCCAATTAGGAATGCTTACAAATATTGATCCCGCAACGATCTCAAGAATTATGAATGGCAAACAACCGCCAAAACAAAAACATCTACAAAAATTTGCAGAATGTCTACAAGTTCCACCACAATTGTTATTTGATGCGATGTATCCTGATTCTCCTCACACCAATAAAGAAAAGACGGATATGTACACATCTCTTGATACAATTCAGCAAACTCTGCAATCCTCTAACTTATTTGATTTCGACTACACAACAACGCGCGTAAAACAAGAACTTGAAAACTATGAACGCTATGCTCAAACAACAGAAGGTGAAAAACGTATTCACGAAAGTTTCGCAAGTAAATTAGAACAAATTGATAGCGCTGGTCCTTTTATTGAACAATTAACAGATATGTATCAACAATTTTGTACAGAAACCATTTCAAACGAAGAACGTGCAGTTATTGGGGGGGCCTTACTATATTTCATTTTATCAACAGACATTATCCCCGATTATCTTTTTCCAATTGGCTATTTAGATGATGCAATTGCTGTTGAATTAGCGAAAGAGAAATTAATTGAAATAAAACGAAAAACATAG